A genome region from Euphorbia lathyris chromosome 4, ddEupLath1.1, whole genome shotgun sequence includes the following:
- the LOC136227533 gene encoding uncharacterized protein — MWPVILIPLNLPPWDCMKQPFIFLSMLIPGPKSLGKDIDTYLAPLIEELNELWSDGVETFDVSCKKNFMMHAAILWTINDFPAYGDLSGWSTKGYMACPVCNEQASSIGLRSKICYKGHRRFLHKDHTWRRSKMFNGKKEAREAPKRLTGDEVLEQLGRLEDSTLGKHGGRKRKRKPEELNWTKQSIFFNLPYWSKLILRHNLDVMHIEKKICESVLGTLLFINGKTKDTIKARQYLKDMRIRKELHLTKRSDGKYLMPVACYVMTKKEKEKFIEFLKSLKFPDGYASNISRCVSSGEVKISSLKSHDCHVLLQRILPAGVRGCLNKEMSNLLAELGHFFQRLCCKKLKKTEVEKMRDDICLILCKLEKVYPPAFFDVMVHLSVHLPEEALLGGPVQFRWMYPIERSLCEFKQSVRNKAHPEGSIAEAYVAKECLTFCSMYLNGIETRFNRDDRNNDMGNDDSLSIFSQHCRPFGATKFIDLSEEEYNFVQWFVLQNCEEVEPFFQVHKEKLQSIGCRDIDQSHKKDFPIWFKEHMIHVYNEDPSRLNESLYSLACMPHRCSRKYTGCIVNGVRFMTKERDNRRKSQNSGIVAKGYHGEDVIDFYGGLNDIIQLDYVKNRHGTIFSCDWFDLGRKKQGIQQDGHIISVNITRNWYENDSYVLADQVSQVFYVNDPKLGRDWRVVLPFQHRHIYDVDEIQDEEMDANSFTNMEDEVYQESEISDAFQVVIDEMPSLIRKDVDHEDIVASLISRTTEDGESNVHEEDEIDDTLVDYCDSDEGSERSNKSEDDSDDDN, encoded by the exons ATGTGGCCAGTCATTCTTATACCATTGAATCTTCCTCCATGGGATTGCATGAAACAACCATTTATATTTTTGTCAATGCTAATTCCAGGGCCAAAATCACTAGGGAAAGACATTGATACTTATTTGGCGCCACTAATTGAAGAGTTAAATGAATTGTGGAGTGACGGTGTAGAAACTTTTGATGTTTCTTGTAAGAAAAACTTTATGATGCATGCAGCGATTTTATGGACAATAAATGATTTTCCAGCATATGGAGATTTATCAGGATGGAGTACTAAAGGATATATGGCATGCCCAGTTTGCAATGAACAAGCAAGTTCTATAGGCTTGCGAAGCAAGATATGTTATAAGGGACATCGTCGTTTCCTACATAAGGATCATACTTGGAGGCGGAGTAAAATGTTTAATGGTAAAAAAGAAGCTAGGGAGGCACCTAAAAGATTAACCGGAGATGAAGTGCTAGAGCAGTTGGGTCGATTAGAAGATTCGACACTTGGTAAGCATGGCGGTAGGAAGAGAAAGCGCAAGCCAGAAGAGTTGAATTGGACTAAACAGagtatttttttcaatttgccTTATTGGAGCAAGTTAATTTTAAGGCATAACCTCGATGTAAtgcatatagaaaagaaaatttGTGAAAGTGTATTAGGAACGTTGCtatttattaatggaaaaacaAAAGATACTATAAAAGCAAGGCAATATTTGAAAGATATGAGAATTCGTAAGGAGTTACACTTAACTAAGAGGAGTGACGGAAAATATCTTATGCCGGTAGCATGTTATGTTATGAcgaagaaagaaaaggaaaagttcattgaatttttgaaatctcTAAAGTTTCCTGATGGGTATGCCTCTAATATCTCTCGATGTGTCAGTTCAGGTGAGGTAAAGATATCATCATTGAAGAGTCATGATTGTCATGTACTTTTGCAACGAATTCTTCCAGCAGGAGTTCGTGGGTGCTTAAACAAGGAAATGTCCAATTTATTAGCTGAGTTGGGTCATTTTTTCCAGCGTTTATGCtgcaaaaagttaaaaaaaacggAAGTAGAGAAAATGAGAGATGACATTTGCCTGATTTTATGCAAGTTGGAAAAGGTATATCCACCTGCTTTTTTTGATGTCATGGTTCATTTGTCTGTTCATTTACCGGAAGAAGCCTTGCTTGGTGGGCCAGTTCAATTTAGATGGATGTACCCAATTGAAAG ATCATTATGTGAGTTTAAGCAAAGTGTTCGTAATAAAGCTCATCCAGAAGGTTCTATTGCTGAAGCATACGTTGCAAAAGAATGTTTAACTTTTTGTTCAATGTATTTAAATGGTATTGAGACTCGCTTTAATCGAGATGATCGCAATAATGATATGGGTAATGATGATTCCTTATCAATCTTCTCGCAACATTGTCGGCCATTTGGAGCAACTAAGTTTATTGACTTATCTGAGGAAGAATATAATTTTGTCCAATGGTTTGTCTTGCAAAATTGCGAGGAAGTCGAACCTTTTTTCCA GGTGCATAAGGAAAAACTTCAATCAATTGGTTGTAGAGATATAGATCAAAGTCATAAAAAAGACTTCCCTATATGGTTCAAAGAACAC ATGATTCATGTTTATAATGAGGACCCGTCAAGATTGAATGAATCATTGTATTCACTAGCATGTATGCCACATAGGTGTTCACGAAAGTACACGGGTTGCATTGTGAATGGAGTGAGGTTTATGACTAAAGAACGTGATAATCGTCGTAAAAGTCAAAATAGTGGAATTGTTGCTAAGGGTTATCATGGTGAAGATGTAATTGACTTTTATGGTGGTCTAAATGATATTATTCAATTGGATTATGTGAAAAATAGACATGGTACTATTTTCAGTTGTGATTGGTTTGATCTTGGAAGAAAGAAACAAGGGATACAACAAGATGGACATATTATTAGTGTCAATATCACTAGAAATTGGTATGAGAACGATTCTTATGTACTAGCTGATCAAGTAAGTCAAGTTTTTTATGTCAACGATCCTAAATTAGGAAGAGATTGGCGAGTAGTGTTACCATTTCAACATAGACATATATATGATGTGGATGAGATTCAGGATGAAGAGATGGATGCTAATAGTTTTACAAATATGGAAGATGAAGTTTATCAAGAGAGTGAGATTAGTGATGCATTTCAGGTTGTAATTGATGAAATGCCTTCATTAATTAGAAAAGATGTAGATCACGAAGACATTGTTGCATCACTGATTTCAAGAACAACTGAAGATGGAGAAAGTAATGTtcatgaagaagatgaaatAGATGACACATTGGTTGATTATTGTGATAGTGATGAGGGTTCTGAAAGAAGTAACAAGTCTGAGGATGATAGTGATGACGACAATTAG